From Microtus pennsylvanicus isolate mMicPen1 chromosome 10, mMicPen1.hap1, whole genome shotgun sequence, one genomic window encodes:
- the Rgs13 gene encoding regulator of G-protein signaling 13: MSGHICWICKLCRAKRLPSDLTLEEVLGWAQSLESLMATKYGPVVYAAYLKLEHSDENIKFWMACETYKKIASRRGRISRAKKLYSIYIQPQSPREINIDSSTRDAIIKSIQEPTQTCFEEAQKIVYMHMEMDSYPRFLKSEMYQNLLKTVQSQNS; encoded by the exons atgaGCGGGCATATCTGCTGGATCTGTAAGCTATGCAGAGCTAAGAGGCTCCCTTCAGA tCTTACTTTGGAAGAAGTTTTAGGATGGGCCCAATCTCTGGAAAGCCTGATGGCTACAAAAT ATGGTCCAGTAGTATACGCAGCATATTTAAAATTGGAGCACAGTGACGAGAACATTAAATTCTGGATGGCATGTGAAACCTACAAAAAGATTGCCTCACGGAGGGGCAGGATTTCCAGGGCAAAGAAGCTTTACAGCATCTACATCCAACCACAGTCCCCTAGAGAG ATTAACATCGACAGTTCAACAAGAGATGCTATCATCAAAAGCATTCAAGAACCCACTCAGACGTGCTTTGAAGAGGCTCAAAAgattgtgtatatgcatatggaaATGGATTCTTATCCCAGATTCTTAAAGTCTGAAATGTACCAAAACCTTCTAAAAACAGTTCAGTCCCAAAACTCTTGA